The proteins below are encoded in one region of Clostridium estertheticum:
- a CDS encoding GNAT family N-acetyltransferase, whose product MDIIKGKKQDLSGILDIISNCIKHMESQSIYQWNEFYPNSDIIENDINSEHCYVLKDNGKYIAYVAINEEQSPEYSQINWFTDGIKVLVIHRLSVHPESQGKGIAKKMLKFIEDVATKNNYSCIRLDAYSGNETALKLYENFGYKKVGQVYFPWRDIPFYCYEKKINSTLLCY is encoded by the coding sequence ATGGATATTATTAAGGGGAAGAAACAAGACCTATCAGGCATTCTTGATATAATTTCTAACTGTATAAAACATATGGAGAGTCAAAGCATATATCAGTGGAATGAGTTTTATCCAAATTCGGATATTATTGAAAATGATATTAATAGTGAGCATTGTTATGTTTTAAAGGATAATGGCAAGTATATAGCATATGTTGCAATAAATGAAGAACAATCTCCAGAATACAGTCAAATAAACTGGTTTACTGATGGAATAAAGGTATTAGTTATTCATAGATTGTCTGTTCATCCGGAATCTCAGGGAAAGGGTATTGCAAAAAAAATGTTAAAGTTTATTGAGGACGTCGCTACTAAAAATAACTATTCATGTATTAGATTAGATGCTTATAGTGGAAATGAAACAGCACTTAAATTATATGAGAATTTTGGTTATAAAAAAGTGGGGCAGGTATATTTTCCTTGGAGAGACATTCCTTTCTATTGTTATGAGAAAAAAATAAACAGTACTTTGTTATGCTATTGA
- a CDS encoding RBBP9/YdeN family alpha/beta hydrolase has translation MKSTNIYAIHGYTSSSHAEWFPWLKEQFKNSPVKMDIPNMPDSGDPHLETWLKHLRKNVLDIDENTIFIGHSLGCVTVLRYILEKNIKIKGAILVSGFINENPMDEQTEGLQEFVDGSLDMAVIKSLISSRIVITATDDDIVPTEATQKLAKVLDANLIILSSGKHFIARDGYTDFPILLNEIQKLIND, from the coding sequence ATGAAAAGTACTAATATCTATGCTATTCATGGTTATACATCTTCCAGCCACGCAGAATGGTTTCCATGGCTGAAAGAACAGTTTAAAAATAGTCCTGTTAAAATGGATATTCCCAATATGCCTGATTCCGGGGATCCACATCTTGAAACTTGGCTTAAACATCTTCGTAAAAATGTTTTGGATATTGATGAAAATACGATATTTATCGGTCATAGTCTTGGATGTGTTACGGTACTGCGCTATATTCTCGAAAAAAACATAAAAATCAAAGGTGCAATACTTGTTTCAGGTTTCATAAATGAAAATCCGATGGATGAACAAACAGAAGGCCTTCAAGAATTTGTAGATGGATCACTTGACATGGCAGTAATAAAAAGTCTAATTTCATCAAGAATTGTTATTACTGCAACAGATGATGATATTGTCCCAACCGAAGCAACACAAAAATTAGCCAAAGTGTTAGATGCAAATCTTATTATTCTTTCATCAGGAAAGCATTTTATTGCTCGTGATGGATATACTGATTTTCCTATTTTATTGAATGAAATCCAGAAATTGATTAACGATTAA
- a CDS encoding nitroreductase family protein, giving the protein MDSVMSCILDRRSVRSYTSKEVSKDAVIQILTAANWAPSGNNMQPWRFSVVINNKDMISLKIL; this is encoded by the coding sequence ATGGATTCAGTGATGTCATGTATATTAGATCGTAGAAGTGTTCGGTCATATACTTCAAAAGAAGTAAGTAAAGATGCTGTTATACAAATATTAACTGCAGCTAATTGGGCTCCATCTGGTAACAATATGCAACCTTGGAGGTTCTCTGTAGTAATTAATAATAAAGACATGATATCTTTGAAAATATTGTAA